TACCGGGAACCAGGTTCAGATAGTTTCCGAGGGCTTTATAAACCCTGCGGATGAACTCAGGTTCAGGATATGAAAGGTCAAGGTTATGGCGGGCATCCAGGATATCGGCTTCTTCGAAAAGCAGCACGGCAAAAGCTTTTTTCTCGTCCCTGCCGGCCCTTCCGGCCTCCTGAAAATAGGCTTCAGGGCTATCGGGCAGATCCAGGTGCACCACAAACCTCACATCCGGCTTATCGATTCCCATGCCGAAGGCATTGGTAGAAACCATAACCCGGATCGAACCACTTTTCCAGGCATCCTGCTTCTTCTCCCTTTCACGGGGATCCAGACCCGCGTGGTAGTAGTCTGCCCTGATACCGCTTCTCGCCAGCAACCCTGCAACTTCCCTGGTTTTCCTCCGGTTACGCACATATATAATTCCGCTTCCTTTAACATTTGTACAAATTCTGAGAAGACGGTCAGTTTTATTCTCCGTCCTCGAAACGACATAAGCAAGGTTATTGCGCTCGAAACTGCGTTCAAACACATGGTATTGCGAAAATCTGAGCTTATCCTGAATATCATTCACCACTTTCCGGGTTGCCGTGGCAGTAAGGGCCAGCACGGGAACACCGGGCAGACGGTCGCGTAATTCTGCAATGCGCAGGTAGGGCGGCCTGAAGTCGTAGCCCCATTGAGATATGCAATGAGCTTCGTCCACTGCAATCATTCCGACTTTGATATGCTCAAGCGCCGTGAGAAACCGTTCGGTAAGCAGCCGCTCGGGTGACAGGTAAAGGAAACGCGCCTGACCGTGCAGTACATGATTCATGGCAAGTTCAACTTCCCTGGGAGTCATTCCGGAATAGATAGCTTCGGCAGGAATTCCTTTGCTTTTCAGGTTTTCAACCTGGTCTTTCATCAGGGCAATCAGGGGCGTGATTACTAGGGTAATGCCCGCTGTCACCATTCCGGGCACCTGGAAACACAACGACTTGCCTCCTCCGGTGGGCAGCAGGGCAAGCGTATCGTGCCCCGACAATACCGACAGGATAATCTCCTCCTGCATGGGCCTGAAGGCACTGTATCCCCAATATCGCGCCAGTATCTGATGAATGGTTGAAATCATTATGATAGTTATCCTCTGTAAACCTGAAATTATGCCATAAGGGTATAAAGTTACAAAAATAAGCAGATATCCGTCCTGCGTATTCCGCATCTCCTTGGCAGTCCATTTCCGGGAATAATGCTATTTTTGTCTGTCAGATTCATTTAATTCATGTCAAAACCAGTTTTCCTGATCGGCTATATGGGCAGCGGCAAATCGACCGCCGGACGAAAACTTGCCCGAATGCTCGGATATGCATTTGAAGACACCGACGAGCTGATTGCATCGATGACCGGAAAAACCATCGAAGAGATCTTTGACAGTGAAGGAGAGGATGCATTCAGGATTCTGGAGCATTCAGTCATCAGATCGCTGGCCGGCAGGGTTAACACGGTGATTGCCACAGGAGGCGGCGCGCCTTGTTATTTCGACAATCTCAGTCTTATGCAGCGCAGCGGCATAACCGTTTATATAAAACTCAATCCTGTATCCATTGTGAAGCGGCTCTCCCAATCTAAAACTAACCGGCCGCTGATTAAGAAAATCGGCCATGACCAACTGCTACCCTGGGTAACGCGGCATCTGGAACAAAGAGCCTTATTTTATGAAAAAGCCCATATAATCTTTAAAGGAGAAAATCCGGACCTGAACGAACTTGCCGGACAGATCAAATCTTTCAGGCCTTAGTGCCGGTGAATCACCTGAGCTCCAGCAGACAGACATTCTCCACATGGTGGGTATGCGGAAACATATCCACAGGCTGCACCTTTGAAATCCGGTATTGCGCCGCCATCAGACTAATGTCGCGGGCCTGGGTGGCGGGATTGCAGCTCACATAAACAATCTTTTGCGGCGCCGCTTCCAGGATGCTTTTTATCACCTTTTCGTGCATACCGGCCCTGGGCGGATCTGTGATCACCACATCCGGCTTACCGTTACTCATAATAAATTCAGAAGTCAGCACTTTAGCCATATCGCCCGAATAAAAAACGGTATTCGAAATAGCATTCAGCTCCGAATTCATCCGCGCATCCCGCACAGCAGGCTCCACATACTCAATCCCCACAACCCGCCCGGCACGATGAGCGATAAAATTTGCAATTGTACCTGTTCC
This sequence is a window from Lentimicrobium saccharophilum. Protein-coding genes within it:
- a CDS encoding shikimate kinase; amino-acid sequence: MSKPVFLIGYMGSGKSTAGRKLARMLGYAFEDTDELIASMTGKTIEEIFDSEGEDAFRILEHSVIRSLAGRVNTVIATGGGAPCYFDNLSLMQRSGITVYIKLNPVSIVKRLSQSKTNRPLIKKIGHDQLLPWVTRHLEQRALFYEKAHIIFKGENPDLNELAGQIKSFRP
- a CDS encoding RecQ family ATP-dependent DNA helicase, translating into MISTIHQILARYWGYSAFRPMQEEIILSVLSGHDTLALLPTGGGKSLCFQVPGMVTAGITLVITPLIALMKDQVENLKSKGIPAEAIYSGMTPREVELAMNHVLHGQARFLYLSPERLLTERFLTALEHIKVGMIAVDEAHCISQWGYDFRPPYLRIAELRDRLPGVPVLALTATATRKVVNDIQDKLRFSQYHVFERSFERNNLAYVVSRTENKTDRLLRICTNVKGSGIIYVRNRRKTREVAGLLARSGIRADYYHAGLDPREREKKQDAWKSGSIRVMVSTNAFGMGIDKPDVRFVVHLDLPDSPEAYFQEAGRAGRDEKKAFAVLLFEEADILDARHNLDLSYPEPEFIRRVYKALGNYLNLVPGTGRDTTHVFDINNFCNQYDFKPVMAYNSLKFIEREGFIVMNEAMSTHSKLVFNARKDDLYRFQVEHAAFDPLIKMILRSYGGVFSEPASISEAELGQRLSIPAETVTQLLTRLHQLDILTYVPRTDKPQITFSSELIKAEDLRISPQFYHERKQEAVQRLDAIINYVSTSNRCRSQMLISYFGQSDSRRCGICDVCIERNKANLSELEFNNILEVIKPMLKAAPCSLKELTNACPRISEEKVINAVTWLTDNDKIDVVSDGFFRWRSGNEDQ